A genomic window from Halorubrum trapanicum includes:
- a CDS encoding PKD domain-containing protein, with the protein MVVLAGTAGLVPSAGGVAPASEHRPTGVIGSGDSPQTDPAPLPEYGIETIAYCDEVRDTDGDGNAKCLGRGDAFDADSPFHPYLVLTNVSESHTIRWHVSTPSDQYTVSSTIEPGDTVVSYSSIGIDGTGEVEVRLTIDGRDRSLDSLYVGDAPTATFTNTPTTPEPGDTVRFDASNSSGESVNLDYAWDLDGDGATDATGERVTTSFSEGGRHRNVTLRVTDRYGLSDSVSELVYVNIPPVANFTASSDRIQQGRSVQFVASGRDPDGRIESFEWRFGSNRTVDASGRTVETIPTDSGRFTVSLTAVDERGADATVTRTFAVRADSDGDGLVDERERELGTDPTAADTDGDGLHDGREVELGADPTAADTDDDGLSDGREVELGADPTVADTDGDGLDDAREAEIGTDPAAADTDGDGLDDAREVELGTDPTAADTDGDGLGDRREVELGSDPTAADTDGDGLDDAREVELGSDPTAADTDGDGLDDAREVELGTDPAAADTDGDGLDDAREIELGTDPRAADTDDDRIEDGREVRRDLDPLDADMDDDGVLDGEELERGSSPRDADTDDDLFADRIDPFPSLVWFPLGLIQLLATAALYVGAIRFR; encoded by the coding sequence GAGGTCCGGGACACGGACGGAGACGGAAACGCCAAGTGTCTCGGCCGCGGGGACGCGTTCGACGCGGACTCGCCGTTCCACCCGTACCTCGTTCTCACGAACGTCAGCGAGAGTCACACGATACGGTGGCACGTCTCGACCCCGTCGGACCAGTACACGGTATCGTCCACCATCGAGCCCGGCGACACCGTCGTCTCCTACAGTTCGATCGGCATCGACGGCACCGGCGAAGTGGAGGTTCGACTCACGATCGACGGCCGCGACAGGTCCTTGGACAGCCTCTACGTCGGCGACGCGCCGACGGCGACGTTCACGAACACGCCGACGACGCCGGAGCCGGGCGACACGGTCCGGTTCGACGCGTCGAACTCGTCCGGCGAGAGCGTGAACTTGGACTACGCCTGGGACCTCGACGGGGACGGCGCGACCGACGCGACCGGAGAGCGCGTGACGACCTCATTCTCGGAGGGTGGCCGTCACCGGAACGTCACGCTCAGGGTGACCGACAGGTACGGGCTCTCCGACAGCGTGTCCGAACTCGTGTACGTCAACATCCCTCCGGTCGCGAACTTCACGGCGTCGAGCGACCGCATCCAACAGGGGCGGTCGGTTCAGTTCGTCGCGTCGGGGCGCGACCCGGACGGGCGGATCGAGTCGTTCGAGTGGCGCTTCGGCTCGAACCGGACCGTCGACGCGAGCGGCCGGACGGTCGAGACGATTCCGACCGATAGCGGCCGGTTCACCGTCTCGCTCACCGCCGTCGACGAGAGGGGGGCTGACGCGACCGTCACGAGGACGTTCGCCGTGCGGGCCGACTCGGACGGTGACGGGCTCGTCGACGAGCGGGAACGGGAACTCGGAACGGATCCGACGGCCGCGGACACGGATGGTGACGGGCTCCACGACGGCCGCGAGGTCGAGCTGGGGGCCGACCCGACGGCAGCGGATACGGACGATGACGGACTCAGCGATGGGCGAGAGGTCGAGCTGGGAGCCGACCCGACCGTGGCGGACACGGACGGCGACGGACTCGACGACGCTCGCGAGGCCGAGATCGGGACGGATCCGGCGGCGGCGGACACGGACGGCGACGGGCTCGACGACGCACGCGAGGTCGAACTTGGAACGGACCCGACGGCGGCCGATACGGACGGCGACGGGCTCGGTGACAGACGGGAGGTCGAACTAGGTTCCGACCCGACCGCGGCGGACACGGACGGCGACGGGCTCGACGACGCGCGGGAAGTCGAACTAGGTTCCGACCCGACCGCGGCGGACACGGACGGCGACGGGCTCGATGACGCGCGCGAGGTCGAACTCGGAACCGACCCGGCGGCGGCGGATACGGACGGCGACGGGCTCGACGACGCCCGCGAAATCGAACTCGGAACGGACCCGAGGGCCGCCGACACGGACGACGACCGGATCGAAGACGGGCGCGAGGTTCGGCGAGACCTCGATCCGCTCGACGCCGACATGGACGACGACGGCGTCCTCGACGGAGAGGAACTCGAACGGGGCAGCAGTCCGCGCGATGCGGACACGGACGACGACCTGTTCGCCGACCGGATCGACCCGTTCCCGTCGCTGGTCTGGTTCCCGCTCGGTCTGATACAGCTCCTCGCCACCGCGGCGTTGTACGTCGGTGCGATCCGATTCCGGTGA